One window of Acidimicrobiales bacterium genomic DNA carries:
- a CDS encoding 50S ribosomal protein L25 — protein sequence MAELTLVAEAGRRPGSRPARRLRHEGRIPGVVYGPGVEPIAVSVAARDLRTVLSTDAGLNAVVSLRVDGQRFLTMARELQRHPVRGSVTHVDFQVVDPDREVSAEVPITLTGEAVELGRADGVLEQQMFALTIKARPADIPSHLEVDITDLVIGAAVRVSDIALPADVVTEVDPEAIVAAGQPPRVQTAAEGAEGAAEGAEGAGEPESGGGAESTGESGAES from the coding sequence ATGGCCGAACTCACCCTGGTCGCCGAAGCCGGCCGCCGTCCGGGCAGCCGCCCGGCGCGTCGACTGCGCCACGAGGGCCGCATCCCCGGCGTGGTCTACGGCCCCGGGGTGGAGCCCATCGCCGTGTCGGTGGCGGCGCGTGACCTGCGCACCGTGCTGAGCACCGACGCCGGTCTCAACGCCGTGGTGTCCCTGCGGGTCGACGGCCAGCGGTTCCTGACCATGGCGCGCGAGCTCCAGCGGCATCCGGTGCGCGGCAGCGTGACGCACGTCGACTTCCAGGTCGTCGACCCCGACCGCGAGGTCTCGGCCGAGGTCCCCATCACGCTGACCGGGGAGGCCGTCGAGCTCGGCCGGGCCGACGGTGTGCTCGAGCAGCAGATGTTCGCGCTCACGATCAAGGCGCGTCCCGCCGACATCCCGTCGCACCTCGAGGTCGACATCACCGACCTCGTGATCGGCGCCGCCGTGCGGGTGTCGGACATCGCCCTGCCGGCGGACGTGGTGACGGAAGTCGACCCCGAAGCCATCGTGGCCGCCGGCCAGCCCCCGCGGGTGCAGACCGCCGCGGAGGGCGCCGAGGGTGCCGCCGAGGGCGCCGAGGGTGCCGGCGAGCCCGAGTCGGGCGGCGGGGCCGAGTCCACCGGCGAGTCGGGCGCGGAGAGCTGA
- the pth gene encoding aminoacyl-tRNA hydrolase, with protein sequence MVGLGNPGAEYQRTRHNLGADTVDVLAGRFGERLRPEKGTRAVVAQARLGGSLVVLAVPQTYMNESGLAVAALVRRYRLVELSRLVVVHDELDLPTGRVKVKVGGGTAGNNGLKSVHAHLHDPGYVRVRIGIGKPPGREAGADYVLHRPSRAQREALDVAVEVAADAVEAIATEGVEAAMQRFNTDTLP encoded by the coding sequence GTGGTGGGGCTCGGTAACCCCGGAGCGGAGTACCAGCGGACGCGCCACAACCTCGGCGCGGACACCGTCGACGTGCTCGCCGGCCGCTTCGGTGAGCGCCTGCGACCGGAGAAGGGCACCCGCGCCGTCGTCGCCCAGGCCCGGCTGGGCGGGTCCCTGGTGGTGCTGGCCGTGCCCCAGACCTACATGAACGAGTCCGGCCTCGCCGTGGCCGCCCTCGTGCGACGGTACCGCCTGGTCGAGCTCAGCCGGCTCGTCGTCGTCCACGACGAGCTCGACCTCCCCACGGGCCGCGTCAAGGTCAAGGTGGGCGGCGGCACGGCCGGCAACAACGGGCTCAAGTCCGTGCACGCGCACCTCCACGATCCGGGGTACGTGCGGGTGCGGATCGGCATCGGCAAGCCGCCCGGGCGCGAGGCGGGCGCCGACTACGTCCTGCACCGACCGAGCCGCGCCCAGCGCGAGGCGCTCGACGTGGCCGTGGAGGTGGCGGCGGACGCCGTCGAGGCCATCGCCACCGAGGGCGTCGAGGCCGCCATGCAGCGCTTCAACACGGACACGCTCCCGTAG
- the mfd gene encoding transcription-repair coupling factor has product MSLRSLPQMLRHEPAMVDAMAAGTGALAVPDAATAFVLAGLCRLGERRPLLVVTPTVGDAERLTHDLGAFLGADTVALFPAWDTLPFERVSPELSTMGARLRLLWRVQDPSTSPAVIVAPVRALLQRLGPFEDAAVPVRVARGERLDQRGLVERLVGLGYRREYQVEHRGELAVRGGIVDVFPSTAELPVRIDLWGDEVDRLTEFDPGDQRSLDDLAEVEMFGCREVLPTPAARARAAALVGAEPWGRSQWERLAAGQLFDGMESWLPWLVEEERVLPDLVAPGGRLVLLDPRRIRDRAAELNDEEAALAGALAVTWGVAGRATGTGAQEAGAQEASAQEDGAQEAGAVGPGGFPRLHVPYDRLLEHCAAPVLSIVPVADAPSMPGVTAHGFEPVHGDRARLAAQLSSLVSGGYSVTVCAEGSGSATRLAAVLAEEGLAVEVVETGDGDGPDLSRPGIRVVADPLEHGFVIPTVKVAVLAEADMTGRRRAHRPARARARPTDGFFDDLAPGDFVVHRQHGVARYAGMVTRTVNGASRDYLLLEYRGDDKLYLPSDQIDVLTPYSGGETPTLNRLGGSEWQRTRAKARAAVHEIAQELVELYRRRLHSKGHAFAPDTPWQRELEDSFAFTETHDQLRAVEETKRDMESDVPMDRLVCGDVGFGKTEVAVRAVFKAIQDGKQAAVLVPTTLLAQQHAQTFAERYAGFPVRVEMLSRFLTPAQARAVVAGVAAGTVDVVIGTHRVLAGDVTFKNLGLLVVDEEQRFGVSHKEAMKQMAADVDVLTLTANPIPRTLEMALTGIRDLSLINTPPAARQPILTYVGEFEEAAVVEALRRELLREGQAFFVHNWVQNIEAVAARLRSLVPEARVAVAHGQMDEGSLEQVVLDFWEKRYDVLVCTTIIESGIDIPAVNTLVVDRADRLGLGQLHQLRGRVGRAGQRAYAYLFHPADRVLTEAAYERLRTIGEQTELGAGFKIAMRDLEIRGAGNLLGRDQSGHIAAVGYDLYVQLVAEAVAELKGEPLRTAVDVTIDVPSDAHLPAAYVAREDLRLEAYRRLAAVSTGAEVDDIRAEWADRFGPPPRPAEGLLSVARLRAACLRTGVREVSATAARPGQGAGPPGRRGLVARLAPLDLPASARVRLRRLRPAAVVKEDLHQLVVPLGPDEQPVEALTDLLDQLVPVVSAGDGAESSGVAGRR; this is encoded by the coding sequence GTGAGCCTGCGCTCGCTCCCCCAGATGCTCCGGCACGAGCCCGCCATGGTCGACGCCATGGCGGCGGGGACCGGCGCGTTGGCGGTGCCCGACGCCGCCACCGCCTTCGTGCTGGCGGGACTGTGCCGCCTGGGCGAGCGGCGACCGCTGCTGGTGGTCACACCCACGGTCGGCGACGCCGAGCGGCTCACCCACGACCTCGGGGCCTTCCTCGGTGCCGACACGGTCGCCCTCTTCCCGGCGTGGGACACCCTTCCTTTCGAGCGCGTGAGCCCCGAGCTCTCCACCATGGGGGCGCGCCTGCGCCTGTTGTGGCGCGTCCAGGACCCGTCGACCTCGCCGGCGGTGATCGTGGCGCCCGTGCGCGCCCTGCTCCAACGTCTGGGCCCCTTCGAGGATGCCGCCGTCCCCGTGCGCGTGGCGCGCGGGGAGCGCCTCGACCAGCGGGGGCTGGTGGAGCGGCTCGTCGGCCTCGGGTACCGGCGGGAGTACCAGGTCGAGCACCGGGGCGAGCTCGCCGTGCGGGGCGGGATCGTGGACGTGTTCCCGTCGACCGCCGAGCTGCCGGTGCGGATCGACCTGTGGGGCGACGAGGTGGACCGCCTCACGGAGTTCGACCCCGGTGACCAACGTTCTCTGGACGACCTCGCCGAGGTCGAGATGTTCGGCTGTCGTGAGGTGCTCCCCACCCCGGCGGCGCGTGCCCGGGCGGCGGCCCTCGTGGGCGCCGAGCCCTGGGGGCGGTCGCAGTGGGAGCGTCTGGCGGCCGGCCAGCTCTTCGACGGCATGGAGTCGTGGCTTCCCTGGTTGGTCGAGGAGGAGCGCGTGCTCCCCGACCTCGTCGCTCCGGGCGGACGGCTCGTGCTGCTCGACCCGAGGCGCATCCGGGACCGCGCCGCCGAGCTCAACGACGAGGAGGCGGCCCTGGCCGGCGCTCTCGCCGTGACCTGGGGCGTCGCCGGGCGGGCGACCGGCACCGGGGCACAGGAAGCCGGTGCACAGGAAGCCAGTGCACAGGAAGACGGGGCACAGGAAGCCGGTGCTGTCGGGCCCGGGGGCTTCCCTCGCCTCCACGTGCCCTACGACCGACTGCTCGAGCACTGTGCGGCCCCCGTGCTGTCGATCGTGCCCGTCGCCGACGCGCCGAGCATGCCGGGCGTCACGGCCCATGGCTTCGAGCCCGTGCACGGGGACCGGGCCCGGCTGGCGGCCCAGCTGTCGTCGCTCGTGTCGGGCGGGTACTCGGTGACGGTGTGCGCCGAGGGCTCCGGCTCGGCCACCCGCCTGGCGGCCGTGCTCGCCGAGGAGGGCCTCGCCGTCGAGGTCGTGGAGACCGGGGACGGCGACGGGCCCGACCTGTCCCGTCCGGGCATCCGCGTGGTGGCCGACCCGCTCGAGCACGGCTTCGTGATCCCCACCGTCAAGGTGGCGGTGCTCGCCGAGGCCGACATGACCGGCCGGCGCCGTGCGCACCGTCCCGCCCGGGCCCGCGCCCGACCCACGGACGGCTTCTTCGACGACCTCGCCCCCGGCGACTTCGTGGTGCACCGCCAGCACGGCGTCGCCCGCTACGCCGGCATGGTGACGCGCACCGTCAACGGGGCGTCGCGCGACTACCTGCTGCTGGAGTACCGCGGCGACGACAAGCTCTACCTGCCGTCCGACCAGATCGACGTGCTGACCCCCTACAGCGGGGGGGAGACGCCCACCCTCAACCGGTTGGGCGGGTCCGAATGGCAGCGCACGCGGGCCAAGGCCCGGGCCGCCGTGCACGAGATCGCCCAGGAGCTCGTCGAGCTGTACCGGCGACGCCTGCACAGCAAGGGCCACGCCTTCGCGCCCGACACGCCGTGGCAGCGCGAGCTCGAGGACTCCTTCGCCTTCACCGAGACCCACGACCAGCTGCGCGCGGTCGAGGAGACCAAGCGCGACATGGAGTCCGACGTTCCCATGGACCGCCTGGTGTGCGGCGACGTCGGCTTCGGCAAGACCGAGGTCGCCGTGCGCGCCGTGTTCAAGGCGATCCAGGACGGCAAGCAGGCCGCCGTGCTCGTGCCGACCACGCTCCTGGCCCAGCAGCACGCCCAGACGTTCGCGGAGCGCTACGCCGGGTTCCCGGTCCGCGTGGAGATGTTGTCGCGCTTTCTGACCCCCGCCCAGGCGCGCGCCGTGGTGGCGGGCGTGGCGGCGGGCACCGTCGACGTGGTCATCGGCACCCACCGGGTCCTCGCCGGCGACGTCACCTTCAAGAACCTCGGGCTCCTCGTCGTGGACGAGGAGCAGCGCTTCGGCGTGAGCCACAAAGAGGCCATGAAGCAGATGGCCGCCGACGTCGACGTGCTCACGCTGACCGCGAACCCCATTCCCCGCACCCTCGAAATGGCGCTGACCGGCATCCGCGACCTGTCGCTCATCAACACGCCGCCGGCGGCACGCCAGCCGATCCTCACCTACGTGGGCGAGTTCGAGGAGGCCGCCGTGGTCGAGGCGCTCCGTCGCGAGCTGCTGCGGGAGGGGCAGGCGTTCTTCGTGCACAACTGGGTCCAGAACATCGAGGCCGTCGCCGCACGGTTGCGGAGCCTCGTGCCCGAGGCCCGGGTGGCCGTCGCCCACGGCCAGATGGACGAAGGATCGTTGGAGCAGGTGGTCCTCGACTTCTGGGAGAAGCGCTACGACGTCCTCGTGTGCACGACCATCATCGAGTCGGGCATCGACATCCCCGCCGTCAACACGCTCGTCGTCGACCGCGCCGACCGCCTCGGGCTGGGCCAGCTGCACCAGCTGCGCGGCCGGGTGGGACGCGCCGGGCAGCGTGCCTACGCGTACCTGTTCCACCCCGCCGACCGGGTCCTGACCGAGGCGGCCTACGAACGGCTGCGGACGATCGGCGAGCAGACGGAGCTCGGAGCCGGGTTCAAGATCGCCATGCGCGACCTCGAGATCCGCGGGGCGGGCAACCTGCTCGGGCGCGACCAGTCCGGGCACATCGCCGCGGTGGGCTACGACCTCTACGTGCAGCTCGTGGCGGAAGCGGTGGCGGAGTTGAAGGGCGAGCCGCTGCGCACCGCCGTCGACGTCACCATCGACGTCCCCTCCGACGCCCACCTGCCCGCCGCGTACGTCGCCCGTGAGGACCTGCGCCTCGAGGCGTACCGGCGCCTGGCGGCGGTCTCCACCGGGGCCGAGGTGGACGACATCCGGGCCGAGTGGGCGGACCGCTTCGGGCCGCCGCCGCGCCCGGCCGAGGGCCTGTTGTCCGTCGCCCGGCTGCGCGCCGCGTGCCTGCGCACCGGCGTGCGCGAGGTGTCGGCCACGGCGGCCCGCCCCGGCCAGGGCGCCGGCCCCCCGGGCCGACGCGGGCTGGTGGCCCGCCTCGCCCCCCTCGACCTCCCGGCTTCGGCCCGGGTCCGGCTGCGGCGCCTGCGACCCGCGGCGGTCGTCAAGGAGGACCTGCACCAGCTCGTGGTCCCGCTCGGGCCCGACGAGCAGCCGGTGGAGGCCCTGACAGACCTCCTGGACCAGCTGGTTCCGGTGGTGTCCGCCGGTGACGGGGCCGAATCGTCGGGGGTCGCGGGGCGCCGGTAG
- a CDS encoding MazG family protein yields the protein MVVGLGPAGPELVPAATTELVRRATRCLVRTARHPSVAAVSAVARAPVEFLDRLYEEAENFDDVYSAIVEAVVAAASSLPVAGPTATGPDPAYVVYAVPGSPLVAERTVPLLRADTRVSVEVVPALSFLDLAWARLGVDPVDAGVRIVDGTDFAAQAAGERGPLLVAQCHAPSVLSTIKLAADDPAGEDPGRRAVILHHLGLPDEVVLDVPWAELDRTIEPDHLTSVWVERLAPPVGAELVGLEELVRTLRARCPWDREQTHGSLARHLLEEAYEALDAIEAVAAAGPDVAPEAVAHMEEELGDLMFQVYFHAQLAAEEGHFTLADVARTLHDKLVHRHPHVFGTASATTPEEVAARWEVLKKAEKGRASVTDGIPLALPALALAAKLQRKAESLGVDTGTLDDRRRQVAAGLDALAKASGDASGETLDAPAEIAVILGEMLFALADAARRLGVDPETALRARAGEFRRALQADEQRLP from the coding sequence GTGGTGGTCGGGTTGGGGCCCGCCGGTCCCGAGCTGGTGCCGGCGGCGACGACGGAGCTCGTCCGCCGCGCCACGCGCTGTCTCGTCCGCACCGCCCGGCACCCCTCCGTGGCGGCGGTGTCGGCGGTGGCGAGGGCCCCCGTCGAGTTCCTCGACCGCCTCTACGAGGAGGCCGAGAATTTCGACGACGTCTATTCGGCCATCGTCGAGGCGGTGGTGGCGGCCGCCTCGTCCCTGCCCGTCGCCGGGCCGACCGCCACCGGGCCCGATCCCGCATACGTCGTCTACGCCGTTCCCGGCTCGCCGCTCGTCGCCGAGCGGACGGTCCCCCTGCTGCGCGCCGACACCCGGGTGTCGGTCGAGGTCGTCCCGGCCCTGTCGTTCCTCGACCTGGCCTGGGCCCGCCTCGGTGTGGACCCCGTCGACGCCGGCGTGCGCATCGTGGACGGCACCGACTTCGCGGCCCAGGCGGCCGGTGAGCGTGGGCCGCTCCTCGTGGCGCAGTGCCACGCCCCGTCGGTGCTGTCGACGATCAAGCTCGCCGCCGACGACCCCGCGGGCGAGGACCCCGGGCGCCGGGCGGTGATCCTGCACCACCTCGGGCTGCCGGACGAGGTGGTCCTCGACGTGCCCTGGGCCGAGCTCGACCGGACCATCGAGCCGGACCACCTCACGTCGGTGTGGGTCGAGCGCCTGGCGCCACCCGTGGGGGCCGAGCTGGTCGGGCTCGAGGAGCTGGTGCGGACGCTGCGGGCGCGCTGCCCGTGGGACCGGGAACAGACGCACGGCTCGCTCGCCCGGCACCTGCTGGAGGAGGCCTACGAGGCGCTCGACGCCATCGAGGCGGTGGCCGCCGCCGGGCCCGACGTCGCGCCCGAGGCCGTCGCCCACATGGAGGAGGAGCTCGGCGACCTCATGTTCCAGGTGTACTTCCATGCCCAGCTGGCCGCCGAGGAGGGCCACTTCACGCTGGCCGACGTGGCCCGGACGCTGCACGACAAGCTCGTCCACCGGCACCCCCATGTGTTCGGCACGGCGTCGGCGACGACCCCCGAGGAGGTCGCGGCGCGCTGGGAGGTCCTGAAGAAGGCCGAGAAGGGTCGGGCGAGCGTCACCGACGGCATCCCCCTGGCCCTGCCCGCCCTGGCGCTGGCGGCGAAGCTGCAGCGCAAGGCGGAGTCGCTCGGCGTCGACACCGGCACGCTCGACGACCGACGCCGCCAGGTCGCCGCCGGGCTCGACGCCCTGGCGAAGGCTTCCGGTGACGCGTCGGGGGAGACCCTCGACGCGCCGGCGGAGATCGCCGTGATCCTGGGCGAGATGCTCTTCGCCCTCGCCGACGCCGCCCGCCGCCTGGGCGTGGACCCCGAGACGGCGCTGCGGGCGCGGGCCGGCGAATTCCGCCGGGCGCTGCAGGCCGACGAGCAGCGCCTGCCATGA
- the eno gene encoding phosphopyruvate hydratase — protein sequence MSAIEQILAREVLDSRGNPTVEVEVSLDSGAGGRAIVPSGASTGVHEATEWRDGGDRYGGKGVLGAVEHVNGEIAEVLSGFDATDQRGIDMAMVDLDGTPSKGRLGANAVLGVSLAVARAAALDAGMPLYRYVGGANAHVLPVPMMNVVNGGAHADNSIDLQEFMVMPVGAASFSEALRWGVETYHALAAVLKARRLSTAVGDEGGFAPDLPSNADAVGILVEAIEAAGRVPGDEVAIALDPAASELFRDGAYHLPGEGRQLSSAEMVDYWVDLCDRFPIVSLEDGMAEDDWDGWASLTGALGSRVQLVGDDVFVTNRERLERGITKGVANAILVKVNQIGTLSETLDTMAAAGRAAYGCVMSHRSGETEDTTIADLAVATNCGQIKTGAPARSDRVAKYNQLLRIEEELGESASFLGVDALSTTRAGGGATG from the coding sequence ATGAGCGCTATCGAGCAGATCCTGGCCCGGGAGGTCCTCGACTCCCGCGGCAACCCCACCGTCGAGGTCGAGGTGTCCCTCGACTCCGGCGCGGGAGGCCGGGCCATCGTCCCGTCGGGCGCGTCGACGGGGGTGCACGAAGCCACCGAGTGGCGTGACGGCGGCGACCGCTACGGGGGCAAGGGCGTCCTCGGCGCCGTCGAGCACGTGAACGGCGAGATCGCCGAGGTGCTCTCGGGCTTCGACGCCACCGACCAGCGGGGGATCGACATGGCCATGGTCGACCTCGACGGCACGCCGTCGAAGGGCCGGCTGGGCGCCAACGCCGTCCTGGGCGTGTCGCTGGCGGTGGCCCGGGCCGCGGCGCTCGATGCGGGGATGCCCCTGTACCGCTACGTCGGCGGCGCCAACGCGCACGTGCTGCCCGTGCCGATGATGAACGTCGTGAACGGTGGCGCGCACGCTGACAACTCCATCGACCTCCAGGAGTTCATGGTGATGCCGGTCGGCGCGGCCTCGTTCTCCGAGGCGCTGCGATGGGGCGTGGAGACGTACCACGCGCTGGCGGCCGTGCTGAAGGCGCGTCGCCTGTCGACGGCGGTGGGTGACGAGGGCGGGTTCGCGCCGGACCTGCCGTCGAACGCGGACGCCGTGGGCATCCTGGTGGAGGCGATCGAGGCGGCCGGACGCGTGCCCGGTGACGAGGTGGCCATCGCCCTCGACCCCGCCGCCAGCGAGCTGTTCAGAGACGGCGCCTACCACCTGCCCGGCGAGGGCCGGCAGCTGTCGTCGGCCGAGATGGTGGACTACTGGGTGGACCTGTGCGACCGGTTCCCCATCGTGTCGCTCGAGGACGGCATGGCCGAGGACGACTGGGACGGGTGGGCGTCGCTCACGGGCGCCCTCGGCTCGAGGGTCCAGCTCGTCGGGGACGACGTGTTCGTCACCAATCGCGAGCGCCTGGAGCGGGGCATCACCAAGGGCGTGGCCAACGCCATCCTGGTCAAGGTCAACCAGATCGGGACGCTGAGCGAGACGCTCGACACCATGGCGGCGGCGGGACGCGCCGCCTACGGCTGCGTCATGTCGCACCGTTCCGGCGAGACCGAGGACACCACGATCGCCGACCTGGCGGTCGCCACCAACTGTGGCCAGATCAAGACCGGGGCCCCGGCGCGTTCGGACCGGGTCGCCAAGTACAACCAGCTGCTGCGGATCGAGGAGGAGCTCGGCGAGTCGGCGTCGTTCCTCGGCGTCGACGCGCTGTCGACCACCCGGGCGGGAGGCGGGGCGACCGGGTGA